From a single Cyclobacterium marinum DSM 745 genomic region:
- a CDS encoding amidohydrolase has product MQNLTLALVQTDIYWENSAANLAMFEEKLWGIKEKADIIVLPEMFTTGFTMNSEDQSEPMNLHASKWLLQMASQLKSIITGSVIIKEGGKHYNRLLWATPEGELLHYDKRHLFRMAGEDNYFSMGMENKTFTCKGWKIRPQICYDLRFPLWSRNASTPEGEMDYDLIFYIASWPASRVTAWDALLRARAVENLCYCVGVNRVGEDGNGVNYCGHSAAYGFKGDELIQCGEIAKISTVTLDGKALLDYRTKFPAWKDADKFSLG; this is encoded by the coding sequence ATGCAAAACCTTACTTTAGCATTAGTTCAAACAGATATATATTGGGAAAATAGTGCGGCTAACCTTGCCATGTTTGAGGAAAAGCTGTGGGGGATAAAAGAAAAGGCGGATATCATTGTCTTGCCGGAAATGTTTACCACCGGCTTTACCATGAATTCAGAGGATCAATCAGAGCCCATGAATCTTCATGCCAGCAAATGGTTGCTCCAAATGGCCTCACAACTGAAATCGATCATTACCGGGAGTGTGATCATTAAGGAAGGTGGAAAGCATTATAATCGACTACTTTGGGCTACTCCTGAAGGAGAGCTCCTCCACTATGATAAAAGACACCTCTTTCGCATGGCCGGTGAAGACAACTACTTTTCCATGGGAATGGAAAATAAAACCTTTACTTGTAAAGGATGGAAAATAAGACCTCAAATCTGTTATGATTTGAGATTCCCTTTATGGTCCCGAAATGCCTCTACCCCCGAGGGAGAGATGGACTATGATTTGATTTTTTATATCGCATCCTGGCCGGCGTCAAGAGTGACTGCATGGGATGCTTTACTCCGTGCAAGGGCTGTAGAAAATCTTTGCTATTGTGTAGGGGTGAATCGTGTAGGTGAAGATGGAAACGGTGTAAATTATTGTGGACATTCTGCGGCTTATGGATTCAAGGGTGATGAATTGATTCAATGCGGTGAAATAGCTAAGATTTCCACTGTTACCCTTGATGGAAAAGCACTATTAGATTACAGAACCAAGTTTCCGGCTTGGAAGGATGCTGATAAGTTTTCTTTGGGTTGA
- a CDS encoding T9SS type A sorting domain-containing protein: MLTKSIHLLLMFIFVTPMVKAQYEFKFQTNLTFLDENGEPLPLAFTGGINSAQLQEFDSNNNGEEELIIWDINSETIKVFEKSGASYRYLPGGNYMFPEDVNAFLILVDFDGDGKKDLFTGSPFGIKAYRNVSNQGSTIPTWEVAQNFLRLENGSNLTTNILDIPLIEDLDNDGDLDVLTFNFASGDFLEYYQNTSMERKGTADIDQFKASQNHWGNFEFCDCGDISFGFSCDGTPIKNARVSTDNLKTLHSGGHSLLYKDLDRDGIKDLLMGRDECNSLYFLSNKGTNTEPIFNTISTHIPEFGPLPQFPIFHAGYVLDEALIVSSHSSATAYTYTIDFAKALYRLSPEQESDASLFLKEEMLDFGENSRPFFVGNQYTGELYIAANTKVGDEIQGRIWAYELRDNQARLISSNYLNIGELNLTEPSYQRYTTKDNQTYHIVTGDYYENNVPEKKIYLSTISNPENRTELILPSIILRGLDQVHFFHDERDDYLLLARQTGELLLFSFNPNNGYGLELLNNDFLDFIDNPVARNLSVAVQSGASPFLMAINQQGILYALEDFMKETERVQVSINMGETSFEASRFGRNTSITFVPNLLGEGFDLILGNRAGGLEYLSQLDDGGTEPGAPTEIVLFPNPTHGQEFKIVINRAAKLNIYSTSGALIMEGIDLVKNQENLINGHNLPSGLYMLEIINDANERHYKKLIVSP; the protein is encoded by the coding sequence ATGTTGACAAAATCAATTCACCTGCTCTTGATGTTTATTTTCGTCACTCCTATGGTAAAGGCTCAATATGAATTTAAGTTTCAAACAAACCTTACGTTTCTGGATGAAAATGGGGAGCCGCTACCCTTGGCTTTTACAGGGGGGATAAACTCAGCTCAACTTCAGGAATTTGATAGCAATAATAATGGGGAAGAAGAATTGATAATCTGGGACATTAATTCTGAAACCATAAAAGTGTTTGAAAAAAGTGGTGCTTCCTACCGGTATCTTCCGGGAGGTAATTATATGTTCCCCGAAGATGTAAACGCTTTTTTGATCTTAGTGGACTTTGATGGGGATGGAAAAAAAGATTTGTTTACAGGTTCTCCTTTTGGCATCAAAGCTTACAGGAATGTAAGTAATCAGGGCAGTACTATACCTACATGGGAAGTTGCCCAAAATTTTCTTCGATTGGAAAACGGCTCTAATCTAACAACCAATATATTAGATATCCCACTCATCGAAGACCTAGACAATGATGGCGATTTGGATGTACTTACCTTTAATTTTGCTTCAGGAGATTTTTTGGAATACTACCAAAATACCAGCATGGAAAGGAAGGGTACAGCGGATATTGACCAATTCAAAGCTTCTCAAAACCATTGGGGGAATTTTGAGTTTTGTGATTGTGGAGACATTAGCTTTGGTTTTAGTTGCGATGGAACACCGATCAAGAATGCTCGGGTTTCTACTGATAACCTAAAAACCCTGCATTCCGGAGGACACAGTCTACTATATAAGGACCTTGATCGAGATGGGATAAAGGATCTTTTGATGGGAAGAGATGAATGCAATAGTCTTTATTTTTTATCCAATAAAGGGACAAATACTGAACCAATATTCAATACAATTAGTACCCACATACCTGAATTTGGCCCTTTGCCTCAATTCCCCATTTTTCATGCCGGGTATGTATTGGATGAGGCATTGATCGTTTCTTCCCATTCTTCGGCCACTGCTTATACTTATACCATTGATTTTGCAAAAGCTTTGTATAGACTATCCCCTGAGCAAGAATCGGATGCTAGCCTATTTTTAAAAGAAGAAATGCTAGATTTTGGAGAAAATTCACGCCCTTTTTTTGTAGGCAATCAATACACCGGTGAGCTCTATATTGCGGCCAACACCAAGGTCGGAGATGAAATACAAGGTCGCATTTGGGCTTATGAACTAAGGGACAACCAGGCCCGATTGATCTCTAGCAACTACTTGAATATTGGGGAGCTTAACCTGACGGAACCAAGCTACCAAAGATATACAACCAAAGACAATCAAACTTACCATATTGTTACAGGGGATTACTATGAAAACAATGTTCCTGAAAAGAAAATTTATCTGTCCACCATCTCTAACCCCGAGAACCGAACTGAATTAATCCTACCCTCGATAATATTGAGAGGATTGGATCAGGTCCACTTTTTCCATGATGAGAGAGATGACTATTTACTTCTGGCAAGGCAGACGGGAGAACTTCTGCTTTTTTCATTTAACCCAAACAATGGTTATGGACTGGAATTGTTGAATAACGATTTCTTAGATTTCATCGACAATCCTGTGGCAAGAAATTTATCTGTTGCGGTACAATCAGGTGCATCTCCTTTTTTAATGGCCATCAACCAACAAGGTATTTTGTATGCCCTTGAGGATTTTATGAAAGAAACTGAGCGAGTTCAAGTATCTATTAATATGGGAGAGACCAGTTTTGAAGCTAGCAGGTTTGGTCGCAATACATCCATCACCTTCGTACCAAACCTATTAGGTGAAGGTTTTGATCTGATACTTGGAAACAGGGCAGGTGGTTTGGAGTACCTGAGCCAGTTGGATGATGGAGGTACCGAACCCGGGGCTCCTACTGAAATAGTACTGTTCCCCAACCCAACACATGGTCAGGAATTCAAAATTGTGATCAATCGAGCTGCTAAGCTGAATATCTACAGTACATCCGGAGCACTTATTATGGAAGGCATAGACTTGGTGAAAAATCAGGAAAATTTAATTAACGGCCATAACTTACCTTCAGGCTTGTACATGCTAGAAATTATAAATGACGCGAATGAAAGGCATTACAAAAAGCTGATTGTTAGTCCTTAA
- a CDS encoding UDP-N-acetylmuramoyl-tripeptide--D-alanyl-D-alanine ligase — translation MDKIAQLYDLYLSSKRVSTDTRTIEKGDLFFALKGPSFDGNQYAEKALLSGAKAVVVDDPKVVVDERYFLVADVLVALQQLANHHRKQLDIPVIGLTGSNGKTTTKELLVRALSGKYVVQATYGNLNNHIGVPLTLLSLKPGTSMAIIEMGASKQGDIDELCRIALPTHGLITNIGRAHLEGMGGTEGVLKTKTELFQYLLETGGQVFINSSQKIFTNMIRRFDQPVLFPGPSDFCQVTFEGANPHVTFSLPPDQTIYVSNLIGHYNFDNIAAALCVAQYFEVSLKEAAMTIAAYVPENMRSQVIVKRSNIILLDAYNANPSSMEAALRAFDKLDKRKHKMVILGDMYELGEYSKAEHEKVGELVNQMRLDKICFTGKDTQYALSKAPKALYFPDPFSLRNWLRDSNLEDYQILIKGSRGMKLEGLLTFV, via the coding sequence ATGGATAAAATAGCGCAATTGTATGACCTTTACCTGTCTTCGAAACGTGTGTCTACAGATACCCGAACTATTGAAAAAGGAGACTTGTTTTTTGCTTTAAAAGGTCCTTCCTTTGATGGGAACCAATATGCGGAAAAAGCCTTGCTCTCTGGGGCCAAGGCAGTGGTCGTAGATGATCCGAAAGTGGTTGTGGACGAGCGTTATTTTTTGGTTGCAGATGTTTTAGTGGCTCTTCAACAATTGGCGAACCATCATCGGAAACAATTGGATATACCGGTTATTGGATTGACCGGTTCCAATGGCAAAACCACTACAAAAGAGCTTTTGGTTAGGGCCCTGTCCGGGAAATATGTGGTACAAGCAACTTATGGTAACCTCAATAACCACATCGGTGTTCCTTTGACTTTATTGAGTTTGAAACCGGGGACTTCAATGGCAATAATTGAAATGGGTGCCAGTAAGCAAGGGGATATTGATGAATTGTGTCGAATTGCATTGCCTACTCATGGACTGATTACCAATATAGGTAGAGCACATTTGGAGGGTATGGGTGGAACAGAGGGGGTATTGAAGACCAAGACGGAGCTATTTCAATATTTGCTGGAAACAGGAGGGCAAGTATTTATTAACTCCTCCCAGAAGATCTTTACCAATATGATTAGAAGGTTTGATCAGCCGGTCCTATTTCCAGGTCCATCTGATTTTTGCCAAGTAACTTTTGAAGGAGCAAACCCCCATGTTACTTTTAGCTTGCCTCCGGATCAGACCATATATGTGTCCAACCTGATAGGACACTATAACTTTGACAATATTGCAGCAGCATTGTGCGTAGCTCAATATTTTGAAGTGTCATTAAAGGAGGCAGCAATGACCATTGCTGCTTATGTTCCTGAAAATATGCGATCTCAGGTCATCGTAAAAAGAAGCAACATAATTTTATTGGATGCTTACAATGCCAACCCTTCCAGCATGGAAGCCGCTTTAAGGGCTTTCGATAAGTTGGATAAACGGAAACATAAAATGGTAATTCTTGGCGATATGTATGAGTTGGGCGAGTACAGCAAAGCTGAACATGAGAAAGTGGGAGAGTTGGTCAATCAAATGCGTTTGGATAAAATCTGTTTTACAGGAAAGGATACCCAATATGCCTTGTCTAAGGCTCCTAAAGCCCTATATTTTCCTGATCCTTTTTCCCTAAGAAACTGGCTCCGAGATTCCAATTTGGAAGACTACCAAATACTAATCAAAGGAAGCAGGGGGATGAAGTTGGAAGGCTTGCTTACTTTCGTTTAA
- a CDS encoding DinB family protein translates to MNLSELIILNFKEIRTRSIKLWKGLPEKYYNWKPDGKAMSASAMIRHVLEADYGWNIIINQGDMSNYKTPWKNRPFISVDDELEFAKPYRRQFLESVRHFSDTELNETEIVHPGNGEKKILTKYLLRIGYHESVHAGQFLSYLRAMKIDRPEIWD, encoded by the coding sequence ATGAATCTATCTGAACTTATTATTTTAAATTTCAAAGAAATAAGAACAAGAAGCATTAAGCTTTGGAAAGGGCTACCTGAGAAATATTATAATTGGAAACCTGACGGAAAAGCAATGAGTGCGTCAGCAATGATAAGGCACGTTTTGGAAGCTGATTATGGCTGGAATATTATTATTAATCAGGGAGATATGTCAAATTACAAAACACCTTGGAAAAATCGCCCTTTCATTAGCGTTGATGATGAGCTAGAATTTGCGAAGCCCTATAGGAGGCAGTTTTTAGAAAGTGTACGGCATTTTTCGGATACGGAATTAAATGAAACCGAAATTGTTCACCCAGGAAATGGAGAAAAGAAAATCCTTACCAAATATTTGTTGCGAATTGGGTATCACGAATCAGTCCATGCAGGACAATTCCTTTCGTATTTAAGAGCAATGAAAATTGATCGCCCCGAGATATGGGACTGA
- a CDS encoding sulfatase-like hydrolase/transferase: MKLGHFNVIIFLLAIITASCNNKEVRDLKDIETKPNILLLFSDDHQSDLINALGNPYIKTPHLDKLVKEGTTFTQAFTETPTCVPSRASLLTGCSSLTHNSFYPRYSGTGNESLEKWPKTMKDAGYTTFWTGKWNAHGGPERWGIDMQSRVYMGGMGPHMMSFEENGETITGFSSELFADAAIRFSTKNKRNHSS; this comes from the coding sequence ATGAAGTTGGGACATTTTAATGTAATTATATTTTTATTGGCAATTATTACTGCTAGCTGTAATAACAAAGAGGTAAGAGACTTAAAAGATATTGAAACAAAGCCTAATATTTTATTGCTCTTTTCTGATGACCATCAATCGGATTTGATAAATGCGTTGGGAAATCCATACATTAAAACACCTCATTTAGACAAATTAGTAAAAGAAGGCACAACTTTTACCCAGGCATTTACAGAAACTCCGACTTGTGTTCCGAGTAGAGCGTCTTTATTGACTGGTTGTAGTTCTTTGACGCACAATAGTTTCTATCCAAGGTATTCAGGTACTGGTAATGAAAGTTTAGAAAAGTGGCCCAAGACAATGAAGGACGCAGGGTACACAACCTTTTGGACCGGAAAATGGAATGCTCATGGTGGTCCTGAAAGATGGGGAATCGATATGCAATCGAGGGTTTATATGGGAGGAATGGGGCCTCACATGATGAGTTTTGAAGAAAATGGAGAAACCATTACCGGCTTTAGTTCTGAATTGTTTGCAGATGCTGCCATCCGGTTTTCAACGAAGAACAAACGAAACCATTCTTCTTAA
- a CDS encoding sulfatase-like hydrolase/transferase, giving the protein MVCRCCHPVFNEEQTKPFFLTVAFTAPHDPRTPPQEYKDMYKPNEVPLPANFYSEYPYEDGYKNIRDEKLLPFPRNVDSVRNEIALYYGMISHMDTQIGRILEALDNSGLADNTIVIYASDNGLAVGHHGLLGKMSFYRQSLNVPLIIKGSGIPKNTKTDAFVYLYDLYPTICEIVGIEVPQTVESSSFLSILKGDSTAVHQYMFGALADLKRSVTTKQFKLIRHYYSKNEMHGTDEYLFYDLKNDPLEIINQIQNPEYSQEISKLKEVLANWQEEKNDFLPNKYD; this is encoded by the coding sequence ATTGTTTGCAGATGCTGCCATCCGGTTTTCAACGAAGAACAAACGAAACCATTCTTCTTAACAGTTGCCTTTACGGCTCCTCATGATCCTAGAACTCCTCCTCAGGAATATAAGGATATGTATAAGCCCAATGAAGTGCCTTTGCCTGCAAACTTTTATTCTGAATATCCTTATGAGGATGGGTATAAAAACATTCGAGATGAGAAACTTCTGCCTTTCCCAAGAAATGTAGATTCTGTTAGGAATGAAATTGCGCTGTATTACGGGATGATTTCTCATATGGATACACAGATAGGTCGCATTTTGGAGGCTTTAGACAATAGCGGGTTAGCGGATAATACAATTGTTATTTATGCATCTGATAATGGACTGGCAGTGGGACATCATGGACTTCTTGGTAAGATGAGTTTTTATCGCCAAAGTTTAAATGTTCCTTTGATTATTAAAGGGTCAGGAATTCCTAAAAACACCAAAACAGATGCCTTTGTATACCTATATGACCTCTACCCAACGATTTGTGAAATAGTAGGAATAGAGGTGCCACAAACAGTTGAGTCCAGTAGTTTTTTATCGATATTGAAAGGAGATTCAACAGCTGTACATCAATACATGTTCGGAGCTTTGGCAGATTTAAAGCGATCCGTTACTACCAAGCAATTTAAATTAATTCGTCACTACTATTCAAAAAATGAGATGCATGGTACAGATGAATATCTATTTTATGACCTTAAAAATGATCCTTTAGAAATTATCAACCAAATTCAAAACCCCGAATATTCCCAAGAAATATCCAAGTTGAAAGAGGTTCTAGCGAATTGGCAAGAGGAGAAAAACGATTTTTTGCCCAATAAATACGATTAG
- a CDS encoding nucleoside hydrolase-like domain-containing protein, with amino-acid sequence MKLNKYVLVIAFLFFLFKSQSWVWGQTIEKYRVVIMTDMTHDDGNSLIRYLHYAHLFDTEAIIVTNQLPDYYHDSPEPWNKAQEIIKAYQKEYQQFSKHHVGYPSHEQLFQVTKPGRGALPIIWLTNEKKFSGPIGDRHMESEWGDIRFSDWIGEGNNPNGEPKDSPGSEYLQEVFAKDDDRPIFVQMWGGPVTFIQALYRYQQRQGEKNYQKLLNKLHVYGILLQDITFDYLIDLDKVKELDCANFGTTRSTYNGKRHSPRWLLHDSGHFWKYCYNPNPDFEKLMLPQEVNGHGPMSDLYDNGGEGDTPSFLYLISASLGLNDPLKPDHGSWGSLFQPMGAGFPKGYYHTCGVEVEQLMRWKDAVKRDFINRLDFSFKDPEEVNQIPVSIVNNDSSSQVLKFSVRAGQLVAFDASKSYDPEGQELNFSWFYYPEASSYTGNLTLDKPEDAKLTFEIPSDIKAGEIHLILQVTDSGSPALTSYRRIVLSAS; translated from the coding sequence ATGAAATTAAATAAATACGTATTGGTGATTGCCTTTCTATTTTTTCTATTCAAAAGTCAATCTTGGGTTTGGGGGCAAACAATTGAAAAGTATCGAGTTGTAATCATGACAGACATGACTCATGATGATGGGAATTCGTTAATCCGCTACCTTCATTATGCTCACCTCTTTGATACTGAAGCTATCATTGTCACCAATCAGTTGCCGGATTATTACCATGACAGTCCAGAACCATGGAACAAAGCTCAGGAGATTATTAAAGCTTACCAAAAGGAATACCAACAGTTTAGCAAACATCATGTGGGGTACCCATCCCATGAACAATTATTCCAAGTTACTAAACCCGGCAGAGGTGCGCTGCCCATAATTTGGCTAACGAATGAGAAAAAATTCAGTGGTCCTATAGGAGATAGGCATATGGAAAGCGAATGGGGGGATATTCGTTTTTCCGATTGGATAGGTGAGGGTAATAATCCAAATGGAGAACCTAAGGACTCACCGGGTAGTGAGTACTTGCAGGAGGTATTTGCCAAAGATGATGATCGTCCCATCTTTGTCCAAATGTGGGGTGGACCTGTCACGTTTATTCAAGCCTTATACCGCTACCAACAAAGACAAGGGGAAAAGAATTACCAAAAACTGTTAAATAAACTTCACGTCTATGGCATTCTGTTACAGGACATTACTTTTGATTATTTGATTGATCTGGATAAGGTAAAGGAATTGGATTGTGCAAATTTTGGTACTACCCGTTCCACCTACAATGGAAAACGCCATTCTCCTCGTTGGTTATTGCATGATAGTGGTCATTTCTGGAAGTATTGTTATAATCCCAACCCAGATTTTGAGAAACTTATGTTACCCCAGGAAGTAAATGGTCATGGACCAATGTCTGACCTTTATGACAATGGAGGGGAAGGAGACACCCCTTCCTTTTTGTATCTTATTAGTGCAAGTTTAGGGCTTAATGATCCATTAAAGCCGGATCATGGAAGCTGGGGCAGCCTTTTTCAACCAATGGGGGCAGGTTTCCCCAAAGGATATTATCACACATGCGGGGTAGAAGTTGAGCAGTTGATGCGCTGGAAAGATGCAGTGAAAAGAGACTTTATCAATCGTTTAGATTTTTCATTCAAAGATCCGGAAGAAGTTAATCAAATTCCGGTTTCTATTGTAAACAATGATAGTAGTTCTCAAGTATTGAAATTTTCAGTAAGAGCAGGACAGCTTGTTGCGTTTGACGCCTCCAAATCTTACGACCCGGAAGGACAAGAGCTAAATTTTTCATGGTTTTATTACCCGGAGGCCAGTAGTTATACAGGTAATCTCACCTTAGATAAGCCGGAAGATGCTAAGTTAACTTTTGAAATTCCCTCAGACATAAAAGCAGGAGAAATCCATTTAATCTTGCAAGTGACAGATTCAGGAAGTCCGGCACTTACTTCCTACAGGCGTATTGTTCTTTCTGCCAGCTAG
- a CDS encoding MerC domain-containing protein, protein MRMILDKPDILGAFASTLCLIHCMVTPLIFIAQAYPENGFKEAFFWWVNLDYLFIIISFLAVARSAKYSANQILKYLLWINWAVLFFLIINEKFHFLSLPEIITYIVAISLAVIHIYNLKFCQCKTNSCCAQNG, encoded by the coding sequence ATGAGAATGATTTTAGACAAACCCGACATTCTTGGTGCCTTTGCAAGTACATTATGTTTAATTCATTGTATGGTAACACCATTAATTTTTATAGCTCAAGCTTATCCAGAAAATGGGTTTAAAGAGGCTTTTTTTTGGTGGGTAAACTTAGATTATTTATTTATTATAATCTCATTTTTAGCTGTTGCACGCTCAGCTAAATATTCTGCAAACCAGATTTTGAAATACCTACTTTGGATCAATTGGGCTGTTTTGTTTTTTTTAATAATCAATGAAAAGTTTCATTTTTTATCATTACCAGAAATAATAACCTATATAGTAGCTATTTCACTTGCCGTAATCCATATATATAATTTAAAATTTTGTCAATGTAAAACCAACTCATGTTGTGCTCAGAATGGATAA
- the folE gene encoding GTP cyclohydrolase I FolE, with amino-acid sequence MDKNEIENIGDNHLSTNVQTPLRPDAFEKSDEEKIQNIQQYFSKIMEELGLDLNDDSLSGTPYRFAKMYVKELFYGLNPDKKPKLSVFENKYGYKKMLVEQNITIDSSCEHHFLPITGEANIAYVPKEKVIGLSKINRLVDYYSHRPQVQERLSLQILKDLQYALETEDVIVVISAKHLCVSSRGIKDKNSFTTTIEYGGCFEEEKYRNEFFKILGQ; translated from the coding sequence ATGGATAAAAATGAGATTGAAAATATAGGTGATAATCATCTTTCAACAAATGTCCAAACGCCTTTACGCCCAGATGCATTTGAGAAATCTGATGAAGAAAAAATTCAAAATATTCAGCAATATTTCTCTAAGATAATGGAAGAGCTTGGACTTGATTTGAATGATGACAGCTTATCAGGTACACCTTATAGGTTTGCTAAAATGTATGTAAAAGAGTTGTTTTACGGCTTAAATCCTGATAAAAAACCAAAGCTATCTGTTTTTGAGAATAAGTATGGTTATAAAAAAATGCTTGTAGAGCAAAACATAACCATTGACTCTTCCTGTGAACATCATTTTTTACCAATTACAGGTGAAGCCAATATTGCTTATGTTCCTAAAGAGAAAGTAATCGGCTTATCGAAAATAAACAGGCTGGTGGATTATTATTCCCATCGACCCCAAGTTCAAGAAAGGCTTTCTTTGCAAATCTTAAAGGACCTGCAATATGCTTTAGAGACAGAAGATGTAATTGTGGTGATTTCAGCCAAACACCTCTGTGTCTCATCAAGGGGGATTAAGGATAAAAACAGTTTTACCACAACGATAGAATATGGTGGCTGTTTTGAAGAGGAAAAATATAGAAATGAGTTTTTCAAAATATTAGGTCAGTAA
- a CDS encoding DUF2147 domain-containing protein yields MMQKVIFLLVGFLFGISAYAQNAEEILLGKWTNPDETRVIEFVQNGGFYEAIILKSDDTSFEGRKQITHLKYHKNGIYKDGMVHVFKKDRTLACKANLLSIDELELSVSFGFMSKSAVWTRVEN; encoded by the coding sequence ATGATGCAGAAAGTGATTTTCCTATTGGTAGGTTTCTTATTTGGAATAAGTGCTTACGCTCAAAACGCAGAAGAGATATTACTCGGCAAATGGACTAACCCGGACGAAACCCGTGTCATTGAATTTGTCCAAAATGGAGGGTTTTATGAAGCAATTATATTAAAAAGTGATGATACTTCCTTTGAAGGTAGAAAACAAATTACCCATTTAAAATACCACAAGAATGGTATTTACAAGGATGGGATGGTTCATGTCTTCAAAAAAGACAGAACCTTAGCTTGCAAAGCCAATTTGTTAAGCATAGACGAATTGGAATTAAGCGTGAGTTTTGGCTTTATGTCAAAATCAGCGGTGTGGACGAGGGTTGAAAACTAA
- a CDS encoding TolC family protein, with product MRTYLMVMIGMLGLPAFAQTEFTSLDEVFNYADQHTVALKSASLSEEIASAGAKESKAYLFPSISAGAGYTDNITLQPTLVPSQLLKPLAEEGTFDELTFGKKYVYAAGITAQWDILNFQRQFASQTANILAEEQKVNTQKTKFNTYNQLASIYYSIVLTQEAISIYEENAKVSSKIYASAQEKYLAGVIREAELNAAEIKSLSTRSTLVEAQENLKSYYLQLQSLLSTADEIMVSDRPEDFKLRDTIISNTHPEILWQELEVEKSESILKQKKSLHLPTTSIFYQYNYNWAGDDFFQFSDVSDLPQQYLGLKLNIPIFQGFSTRQKVLQSKQELALQKLQLENTKLLKQKEDELLLQELATSAQRLKDQGEILALQKKNDEHIDNNYQNGLINLDERLDKYEDLLMMQNNYLQSLASFTLAKYKIHIRQIDFNSYE from the coding sequence ATGAGAACTTATTTAATGGTGATGATTGGCATGCTTGGTTTGCCTGCATTTGCACAAACTGAATTCACTTCCTTGGATGAAGTTTTTAACTATGCAGACCAACATACGGTAGCCTTGAAAAGTGCAAGCCTAAGCGAAGAGATTGCATCCGCAGGAGCAAAAGAATCAAAAGCCTATTTATTCCCAAGCATCAGTGCCGGTGCAGGCTATACAGACAATATCACTTTACAACCTACCCTAGTTCCTTCCCAGTTGTTAAAACCACTTGCCGAAGAAGGGACATTCGATGAATTGACTTTCGGTAAAAAGTATGTGTATGCCGCAGGTATAACCGCTCAGTGGGATATTTTGAATTTCCAAAGACAATTTGCTTCCCAAACTGCGAATATTTTGGCTGAAGAGCAAAAAGTCAATACCCAGAAAACGAAGTTCAATACATACAATCAGCTGGCTTCAATTTATTATTCTATAGTGCTCACACAGGAGGCTATTTCAATTTATGAAGAAAATGCCAAGGTTTCATCGAAAATTTATGCAAGTGCCCAAGAAAAGTACCTAGCGGGAGTAATAAGAGAAGCAGAATTAAATGCTGCAGAAATAAAAAGCTTATCTACTCGCAGCACTTTGGTTGAAGCCCAGGAAAACCTCAAAAGCTATTACCTGCAATTGCAAAGTTTATTGAGTACTGCTGATGAAATAATGGTAAGTGATAGGCCGGAGGATTTCAAGCTAAGGGATACAATAATAAGTAATACTCATCCTGAGATTCTTTGGCAGGAGTTAGAAGTGGAAAAATCTGAATCAATTTTGAAGCAGAAAAAATCCTTACATCTGCCTACGACAAGCATTTTTTACCAATACAATTACAACTGGGCAGGGGACGATTTCTTTCAATTTTCTGATGTGAGTGATTTGCCCCAACAATACCTAGGGCTTAAACTGAACATTCCGATTTTTCAAGGTTTTTCTACACGTCAGAAAGTTTTGCAGTCAAAACAAGAACTAGCCCTACAAAAGTTACAATTGGAAAACACAAAGCTCCTAAAACAGAAAGAAGATGAATTACTGCTACAAGAGCTGGCAACCTCGGCCCAAAGGTTAAAGGATCAAGGAGAGATTTTAGCATTGCAAAAGAAGAATGATGAACATATAGATAATAATTATCAAAACGGTCTTATCAATCTAGATGAAAGGCTTGATAAATACGAAGATTTATTAATGATGCAAAATAACTATCTGCAAAGTCTGGCATCCTTTACACTAGCCAAGTATAAAATCCACATTAGGCAAATTGACTTTAACAGCTATGAATAA